A single Antechinus flavipes isolate AdamAnt ecotype Samford, QLD, Australia chromosome 5, AdamAnt_v2, whole genome shotgun sequence DNA region contains:
- the LOC127538579 gene encoding olfactory receptor 9A4-like: MFGNHSGILELKLLGFSGSQDFHHMLFSIFFLLYMVTFIGNSLIIVMVCMDYRLHSPMYFFLGNISAMEILTTTIVIPTMLGGLLTTQIQTMSFGACMAQLFLLLSVGTSEFVLLAAMAVDRYVAICNPLRYSLIMNHQVCLWVVIVSWVFGFLFQIWPITATYHLYFCGPNVLNHFFCERGQLLKLTCGDSRFQQFILFLMAAFILFGSLLPTIVSYIYIICTILRIPSASGRKKAFSTCASHFTMVVIGYGTCLFLYVKPKQSDATEYNKMISLMTSVVTPLLNPFIFTLRNDQFIEVLKDAIKRLGLLLKK, translated from the coding sequence ATGTTTGGCAATCACTCAGGAATATTGGAATTGAAATTGCTTGGGTTTTCTGGATCACAAGATTTCCACCACATGCTTTTTtccatattcttccttctttacatGGTGACATTTATTGGAAATTCACTCATTATTGTTATGGTATGCATGGACTATCGTCTCCACTCTCCCATGTATTTCTTTCTTGGTAACATCTCTGCTATGGAGATTTTAACCACAACTATTGTTATTCCTACTATGTTGGGAGGTTTGCTGACCACCCAAATTCAAACAATGTCCTTTGGTGCATGTATGGCTCAactctttctcttactttctGTGGGGACTTCAGAGTTTGTGCTATTGGCAGCGATGGCTGTGGACCGTTATGTAGCTATCTGTAATCCTCTGAGGTACAGCCTCATCATGAACCACCAAGTCTGCCTTTGGGTGGTCATTGTGTCCTGGGTATTTGGGTTTCTGTTCCAAATCTGGCCAATTACTGCAACATACCACCTTTACTTCTGTGGGCCAAATGTACTGAATCATTTTTTCTGTGAGAGAGGGCAGCTGCTCAAACTCACTTGTGGTGACAGCAGGTTTCAGCAATTCATCCTCTTCTTGATGGCAGCTTTCATTCTCTTTGGTTCTTTGCTCCCAACCATCGTTTCCTACATCTATATCATCTGTACCATCCTGAGGATTCCTTCTGCTTCTGGTCGGAAGAAGGCTTTCTCTACCTGTGCTTCCCACTTCACCATGGTAGTGATAGGATATGGCACCTGCCTGTTTCTCTATGTAAAGCCCAAGCAGAGTGATGCAACTGAGTATAACAAGATGATTTCCCTGATGACATCAGTGGTGACTCCATTGCTGAACCCCTTCATCTTCACTCTGAGGAATGACCAATTCATAGAGGTCTTGAAAGATGCAATAAAACGGTTGGGTCTTCTCTTGAAGAAGTAA